The Arachis duranensis cultivar V14167 chromosome 2, aradu.V14167.gnm2.J7QH, whole genome shotgun sequence genome has a window encoding:
- the LOC107474627 gene encoding uncharacterized protein LOC107474627 has product MEGSRPERQTSIPNSHINFSVADFKTSCPNLDDPVVISLYMGELTVKKVLLDPGSSVDVLFYSTFKKMNFSDKALQPSPGELVGFSGEKVSVLGYIWLRTTIGEPPNNKTLDIQFLVVDCPSPYNIILGRPPLNALGAIVSTVHLCVKFPLQDGEVGTIHADHKEARQCYNASLKAVKKETPRVHTVYNSANIPTLTELDPRSDNHRPTPTDDLEKVILNQDEQFTNVGSAFIAGQKTDLMALLKTNADLFAWTPADMPGIDPNFICHKLAVHPNAQSIRQKKRNLGDERRRAAEAETKKLLKAGFIREIRFSAWLANDVMVRKNSGK; this is encoded by the coding sequence ATGGAAGGTTCCCGGCCAGAAAGACAAACGTCAATACCGAACTCTCACATCAACTTCAGCGTGGCCGATTTCAAAACAAGCTGTCCGAACTTAGATGATCCGGTTGTCATCTCGCTTTACATGGGAGAATTAACAGTAAAGAAGGTCCTACTCGACCCAGGAAGTAGTGTCGATGTCTTGTTCTACTCAACCTTCAAAAAGATGAACTTTAGCGATAAAGCACTACAGCCATCACCCGGAGAATTGGTAGGATTCTCCGGAGAAAAGGTATCGGTATTAGGATATATTTGGTTGAGGACAACAATCGGAGAACCACCAAATAACAAAACACTAGATATTCAGTTTTTGGTGGTCGATTGCCCTAGCCCGTATAACATTATCTTAGGGCGCCCGCCGTTAAACGCTTTGGGAGCCATTGTCTCAACTGTACATCTTTGTGTAAAATTCCCTTTGCAGGACGGCGAAGTGGGGACAATACATGCCGACCACAAAGAAGCCCGACAATGCTACAACGCCAGCCTCAAGGCCGTCAAGAAGGAGACACCTCGGGTCCATACGGTGTATAATTCGGCAAACATACCAACTTTGACCGAACTTGACCCCCGAAGTGACAATCACCGCCCCACACCAACAGACGATCTTGAAAAGGTAATATTAAATCAAGATGAGCAATTTACTAATGTTGGATCCGCATTTATCGCAGGACAAAAGACCGACCTAATGGCATTACTAAAAACAAACGCCGATCTATTTGCATGGACACCGGCGGATATGCCCGGCATTGATCCCAACTTTATCTGCCACAAGTTGGCGGTCCACCCCAACGCCCAATCCATACGacaaaagaaaaggaatctCGGCGATGAGCGACGAAGGGCAGCAGAAGCAGAAACCAAAAAGCTCTTAAAAGCAGGGTTCATTCGGGAAATCCGATTTTCAGCATGGTTGGCTAATGACGTGATGGTCAGGAAAAACTCAGGAAAATAG